One stretch of Anolis carolinensis isolate JA03-04 chromosome 3, rAnoCar3.1.pri, whole genome shotgun sequence DNA includes these proteins:
- the cep126 gene encoding centrosomal protein of 126 kDa isoform X4 yields the protein MEPGGGGGGSGSDPSSGSERPAETWRRGREGEGLRKGLSESAVPRGLGRRAWAAFFPSSGPNLKVLLERDLSKERHELLKDQRLFHTQARKLSVETNKRRRALEEKWKEDEQKEQKFREQILLQRKQKHQEATERFQRSHLPSSQRKSGGGVQGKTEPKLDEALQKIQATGFFPFRVTERPSSATRNDPFNWKQNSPNVRCDRIMQENRRGNLNSGQLLFQQNLDEMQQQLQEQHFSNLQDFHQEVNEITRSESVSSVDSLEAGERNESCATLSETSSLSAQLDSSMHKSQGSQLRHKFFSDKTDTPFSKNQHVNNWLINLNTSNVQTTSPFRDILIKHNIVPSDEDASDWKSSGPNVSKQREAERCASDDNLAFTRNKRESKSFLLKRPSSGRVHAETPSVTETPFLKSNKAWAIHEPTPTSSVQEKKSELPQKPRASSTQASNQYALSISSLVFPATDWSTRNPHNNSRFINCAQRAKDAHAARCTEDTDCITAPKDEKDVEHFSEKDVEHIDEKDVEHVNTEETLLEEASEGSSDQQKSNGKEKVNENILFLPQGDLLVNLSDFDQQKTDHTGERKGVKFPKSILKKESKYEPGCFKAVVVNRGIKFGGQSVSDARDSIELAKIKGKDADIPKNNKKLRWFDEINRVVEGNDDEKCSEQSITEIFQPQVQSPGIQIKATASKTNIKSVPFYMLSSVFPETHQNSQISNQTTGGSNRDNVIQSNFGSSGYHVAKQAWMAPRGEEIRSALHNCDSKNPKNNPRKGRTKTIKRPKSAKSQSTTSVIKNRRGTIIRPQSASEAPKVMKAQGKIIVPHPPCKAIPDKGLDESPADVVYQSVSPCKLQTDTENSNFSNGRSFLPEGQDVSRNNTGDALPSTNAYRTHAATMRPSYSVFTYGPLTKTKVITNAAPSIVRSNSFPKRTPVYSENVLHLDRIPTDEEITVLWQGVHHALAQKDVTAGDSQHNSTNGDVPPTRPNVSHITIDGGILSGNIKSSFRSNASKPSKYCTSCEESAVSACI from the exons ATGGAGCCCGGCGGTGGCGGCGGAGGAAGCGGCAGCGACCCCTCCAGCGGCTCCGAGCGGCCGGCGGAGACCTGGCGTCGGGGCCGCGAAGGGGAAGGCCTCAGGAAGGGCCTCTCGGAGAGCGCCGTGCCGCGGGGCTTGGGCCGCCGGGCCTGGGCTGCTTTCTTCCCCTCCTCTGGGCC AAATTTAAAAGTTCTTCTTGAGAGGGATTTATCAAAAGAACGTCATGAGTTGCTAAAGGATCAAAGATTATTTCATACTCAAGCACGAAAGCTTTCTGTTGAAACAAATAAAAGAAGGAG AGCACtggaagaaaaatggaaagaggatgaacaaaaagaacaaaaatttaGAGAACAAATTCTGCTGCAAAGGAAACAGAAACATCAAGAAGCCACTGAAAGATTCCAACGTAGTCACCTTCCATCTTCACAACGCAAGAGTGGAGGAGGAG TGCAGGGAAAAACAGAACCTAAATTGGATGAAGCTCTTCAGAAAATTCAAGCAACAGGATTCTTTCCATTCAGAGTCACCGAAAG GCCTTCCTCAGCTACCAGAAATGATCCTTTTAATTGGAAGCAGAACTCACCAAATGTTAGGTGTGATAGAATAATGCAAGAAAATAGAAGGGGAAATCTGAATAGTGGTCAACTTCTCTTCCAACAAAATCTAGATGAAATGCAGCAGCAACTGCAAGAACAGCACTTCAGCAACCTCCAG GATTTTCATCAAGAAGTAAATGAAATAACCCGTTCAGAAAGCGTTTCCAGTGTGGATAGCCTTGAGGCTGGAGAACGAAATGAAAGTTGTGCAACACTAAGTGAAACATCCTCATTGTCTGCCCAGCTGGATTCTTCAATGCACAAATCACAAGGATCACAGTTGAGACATAAATTTTTTTCCGATAAGACTGATACTCCTTTTTCTAAAAATCAGCATGTAAATAATTGGCTCATAAATTTAAATACCTCAAATGTCCAGACCACATCCCCTTTCCGTGACATTCTAATTAAACACAATATTGTACCTTCTGATGAAGATGCTTCTGATTGGAAATCCTCTGGTCCAAATGTGTCTAAACAAAGAGAGGCTGAGAGATGTGCTTCTGATGATAATCTTGCTTTCACACGAAAtaaaagagaaagcaaaagttTTCTGTTGAAACGGCCATCCTCAGGAAGAGTTCACGCAGAGACTCCTTCAGTTACTGAAACACCCTTTCTCAAATCAAACAAAGCTTGGGCCATCCATGAGCCTACTCCAACTTCATCAGTTCAGGAGAAAAAATCTGAATTACCCCAGAAACCAAGAGCCTCCTCGACACAGGCCTCTAATCAATATGCACTAAGCATTTCCTCTTTAGTTTTTCCTGCTACAGACTGGAGTACCAGGAATCCACATAATAATAGCCGTTTTATTAATTGTGCACAAAGGGCTAAAGATGCTCATGCTGCCAGATGTACTGAAGATACAGACTGCATAACAGCTCCTAAAGATGAAAAAGATGTTGAACATTTCAGTGAAAAAGATGTTGAACATATTGATGAAAAAGATGTTGAACATGTCAATACTGAGGAAACATTGCTTGAAGAGGCATCTGAAGGCAGTAGTGATCAACAGAAAAGCAATGGCAAGGAGAaagtaaatgaaaatattttatttctgcctCAGGGAGACCTCTTGGTCAATTTATCTGACTTTGACCAACAGAAGACTGATCACACTGGTGAAAGAAAAGGAGTAAAATTTCCAAAAAGCATTTTGAAAAAAGAATCTAAATATGAACCTGGTTGTTTCAAAGCAGTAGTTGTAAACAGAGGAATCAAATTTGGGGGTCAATCTGTGTCTGATGCTAGAGACAGCATTGAATTGGCCAAAATAAAAGGGAAAGATGCAGATATtccaaagaacaataaaaaactTAGATGGTTTGATGAAATTAACAGAGTAGTGGAAGGGAATGATGATGAAAAATGTTCTGAACAAAGTATTACTGAAATATTTCAACCACAAGTCCAATCACCTGGTATTCAAATTAAAGCCACTGCTTCTAAAACTAATATTAAAAGTGTTCCCTTTTATATGCTCAGTTCCGTTTTCCCAGAGACTCACCAGAATTCTCAGATATCTAACCAAACTACTGGAGGCTCAAATAGGGATAATGTGATACAGAGTAATTTTGGATCAAGTGGTTATCATGTTGCTAAACAGGCATGGATGGCACCAAGAGGTGAAGAAATTAGATCTGCTCTACATAATTGTGACtctaaaaatccaaaaaacaatccACGTAAGGGTAGAACAAAAACTATCAAAAGACCCAAATCTGCAAAATCCCAATCAACAACTTCAGTAATTAAAAACCGGAGGGGTACCATTATCCGACCACAGTCTGCTAGTGAAGCCCCCAAGGTTATGAAAGCTCAGGGCAAAATCATTGTGCCTCATCCACCTTGTAAAGCAATACCAGACAAAGGACTGGATGAAAGTCCTGCTGACGTTGTCTACCAGTCAGTAAGCCCTTGTAAGCTTCAAACAGATACTGAAAATAGTAATTTTTCAAATGGAAGGTCCTTTTTGCCTGAAGGTCAAGATGTGAGTAGAAATAACACAGGAGATGCTTTGCCTTCAACTAATGCTTACCGTACTCATGCAGCCACAATGAGACCTTCTTATAGTGTATTCACTTATGGGCCTTTAACAAAGACAAAGGTCATCACAAACGCTGCACCGTCAATTGTGCGCTCCAACAGTTTTCCAAAAAGGACGCCTGTATACTCAGAAAATGTATTACATCTAGATCGCATCCCGACTGATGAAGAAATTACAGTTTTGTGGCAAGGAGTACACCATGCACTGGCTCAAAAAGATGTCACTGCTG gagATTCTCAGCATAACTCAACTAATGGTGATGTACCACCCACTAGACCTAATGTGTCTCATATTACTATTGATGGTGGTATTCTATCGGGCAATATAAAATCAAGTTTTAGATCAAATGCTTCTAAGCCCAGCA
- the cep126 gene encoding centrosomal protein of 126 kDa isoform X2 yields the protein MEPGGGGGGSGSDPSSGSERPAETWRRGREGEGLRKGLSESAVPRGLGRRAWAAFFPSSGPNLKVLLERDLSKERHELLKDQRLFHTQARKLSVETNKRRRALEEKWKEDEQKEQKFREQILLQRKQKHQEATERFQRSHLPSSQRKSGGGVQGKTEPKLDEALQKIQATGFFPFRVTERPSSATRNDPFNWKQNSPNVRCDRIMQENRRGNLNSGQLLFQQNLDEMQQQLQEQHFSNLQDFHQEVNEITRSESVSSVDSLEAGERNESCATLSETSSLSAQLDSSMHKSQGSQLRHKFFSDKTDTPFSKNQHVNNWLINLNTSNVQTTSPFRDILIKHNIVPSDEDASDWKSSGPNVSKQREAERCASDDNLAFTRNKRESKSFLLKRPSSGRVHAETPSVTETPFLKSNKAWAIHEPTPTSSVQEKKSELPQKPRASSTQASNQYALSISSLVFPATDWSTRNPHNNSRFINCAQRAKDAHAARCTEDTDCITAPKDEKDVEHFSEKDVEHIDEKDVEHVNTEETLLEEASEGSSDQQKSNGKEKVNENILFLPQGDLLVNLSDFDQQKTDHTGERKGVKFPKSILKKESKYEPGCFKAVVVNRGIKFGGQSVSDARDSIELAKIKGKDADIPKNNKKLRWFDEINRVVEGNDDEKCSEQSITEIFQPQVQSPGIQIKATASKTNIKSVPFYMLSSVFPETHQNSQISNQTTGGSNRDNVIQSNFGSSGYHVAKQAWMAPRGEEIRSALHNCDSKNPKNNPRKGRTKTIKRPKSAKSQSTTSVIKNRRGTIIRPQSASEAPKVMKAQGKIIVPHPPCKAIPDKGLDESPADVVYQSVSPCKLQTDTENSNFSNGRSFLPEGQDVSRNNTGDALPSTNAYRTHAATMRPSYSVFTYGPLTKTKVITNAAPSIVRSNSFPKRTPVYSENVLHLDRIPTDEEITVLWQGVHHALAQKDVTAGDSQHNSTNGDVPPTRPNVSHITIDGGILSGNIKSSFRSNASKPSTSVAFARRKQMNENNEYKRKALLEQRRQMTASARQKATGVGQNIAPVVKKVQSQLAYEPIQSNSNEVSDSTTQFLLAENLANLSATESEILSGLDVAQAHKQTVVLNRPPRQGMSALSFEEHQVLQSLDRLNQRLQNRIPLIHGPYTSYAKV from the exons ATGGAGCCCGGCGGTGGCGGCGGAGGAAGCGGCAGCGACCCCTCCAGCGGCTCCGAGCGGCCGGCGGAGACCTGGCGTCGGGGCCGCGAAGGGGAAGGCCTCAGGAAGGGCCTCTCGGAGAGCGCCGTGCCGCGGGGCTTGGGCCGCCGGGCCTGGGCTGCTTTCTTCCCCTCCTCTGGGCC AAATTTAAAAGTTCTTCTTGAGAGGGATTTATCAAAAGAACGTCATGAGTTGCTAAAGGATCAAAGATTATTTCATACTCAAGCACGAAAGCTTTCTGTTGAAACAAATAAAAGAAGGAG AGCACtggaagaaaaatggaaagaggatgaacaaaaagaacaaaaatttaGAGAACAAATTCTGCTGCAAAGGAAACAGAAACATCAAGAAGCCACTGAAAGATTCCAACGTAGTCACCTTCCATCTTCACAACGCAAGAGTGGAGGAGGAG TGCAGGGAAAAACAGAACCTAAATTGGATGAAGCTCTTCAGAAAATTCAAGCAACAGGATTCTTTCCATTCAGAGTCACCGAAAG GCCTTCCTCAGCTACCAGAAATGATCCTTTTAATTGGAAGCAGAACTCACCAAATGTTAGGTGTGATAGAATAATGCAAGAAAATAGAAGGGGAAATCTGAATAGTGGTCAACTTCTCTTCCAACAAAATCTAGATGAAATGCAGCAGCAACTGCAAGAACAGCACTTCAGCAACCTCCAG GATTTTCATCAAGAAGTAAATGAAATAACCCGTTCAGAAAGCGTTTCCAGTGTGGATAGCCTTGAGGCTGGAGAACGAAATGAAAGTTGTGCAACACTAAGTGAAACATCCTCATTGTCTGCCCAGCTGGATTCTTCAATGCACAAATCACAAGGATCACAGTTGAGACATAAATTTTTTTCCGATAAGACTGATACTCCTTTTTCTAAAAATCAGCATGTAAATAATTGGCTCATAAATTTAAATACCTCAAATGTCCAGACCACATCCCCTTTCCGTGACATTCTAATTAAACACAATATTGTACCTTCTGATGAAGATGCTTCTGATTGGAAATCCTCTGGTCCAAATGTGTCTAAACAAAGAGAGGCTGAGAGATGTGCTTCTGATGATAATCTTGCTTTCACACGAAAtaaaagagaaagcaaaagttTTCTGTTGAAACGGCCATCCTCAGGAAGAGTTCACGCAGAGACTCCTTCAGTTACTGAAACACCCTTTCTCAAATCAAACAAAGCTTGGGCCATCCATGAGCCTACTCCAACTTCATCAGTTCAGGAGAAAAAATCTGAATTACCCCAGAAACCAAGAGCCTCCTCGACACAGGCCTCTAATCAATATGCACTAAGCATTTCCTCTTTAGTTTTTCCTGCTACAGACTGGAGTACCAGGAATCCACATAATAATAGCCGTTTTATTAATTGTGCACAAAGGGCTAAAGATGCTCATGCTGCCAGATGTACTGAAGATACAGACTGCATAACAGCTCCTAAAGATGAAAAAGATGTTGAACATTTCAGTGAAAAAGATGTTGAACATATTGATGAAAAAGATGTTGAACATGTCAATACTGAGGAAACATTGCTTGAAGAGGCATCTGAAGGCAGTAGTGATCAACAGAAAAGCAATGGCAAGGAGAaagtaaatgaaaatattttatttctgcctCAGGGAGACCTCTTGGTCAATTTATCTGACTTTGACCAACAGAAGACTGATCACACTGGTGAAAGAAAAGGAGTAAAATTTCCAAAAAGCATTTTGAAAAAAGAATCTAAATATGAACCTGGTTGTTTCAAAGCAGTAGTTGTAAACAGAGGAATCAAATTTGGGGGTCAATCTGTGTCTGATGCTAGAGACAGCATTGAATTGGCCAAAATAAAAGGGAAAGATGCAGATATtccaaagaacaataaaaaactTAGATGGTTTGATGAAATTAACAGAGTAGTGGAAGGGAATGATGATGAAAAATGTTCTGAACAAAGTATTACTGAAATATTTCAACCACAAGTCCAATCACCTGGTATTCAAATTAAAGCCACTGCTTCTAAAACTAATATTAAAAGTGTTCCCTTTTATATGCTCAGTTCCGTTTTCCCAGAGACTCACCAGAATTCTCAGATATCTAACCAAACTACTGGAGGCTCAAATAGGGATAATGTGATACAGAGTAATTTTGGATCAAGTGGTTATCATGTTGCTAAACAGGCATGGATGGCACCAAGAGGTGAAGAAATTAGATCTGCTCTACATAATTGTGACtctaaaaatccaaaaaacaatccACGTAAGGGTAGAACAAAAACTATCAAAAGACCCAAATCTGCAAAATCCCAATCAACAACTTCAGTAATTAAAAACCGGAGGGGTACCATTATCCGACCACAGTCTGCTAGTGAAGCCCCCAAGGTTATGAAAGCTCAGGGCAAAATCATTGTGCCTCATCCACCTTGTAAAGCAATACCAGACAAAGGACTGGATGAAAGTCCTGCTGACGTTGTCTACCAGTCAGTAAGCCCTTGTAAGCTTCAAACAGATACTGAAAATAGTAATTTTTCAAATGGAAGGTCCTTTTTGCCTGAAGGTCAAGATGTGAGTAGAAATAACACAGGAGATGCTTTGCCTTCAACTAATGCTTACCGTACTCATGCAGCCACAATGAGACCTTCTTATAGTGTATTCACTTATGGGCCTTTAACAAAGACAAAGGTCATCACAAACGCTGCACCGTCAATTGTGCGCTCCAACAGTTTTCCAAAAAGGACGCCTGTATACTCAGAAAATGTATTACATCTAGATCGCATCCCGACTGATGAAGAAATTACAGTTTTGTGGCAAGGAGTACACCATGCACTGGCTCAAAAAGATGTCACTGCTG gagATTCTCAGCATAACTCAACTAATGGTGATGTACCACCCACTAGACCTAATGTGTCTCATATTACTATTGATGGTGGTATTCTATCGGGCAATATAAAATCAAGTTTTAGATCAAATGCTTCTAAGCCCAGCA CTTCTGTTGCTTTTGCAAGGCGAAAACAAATGAATGAAAACAATGAATATAAGCGCAAGGCCCTTCTAGAACAGAGGAGACAAATGACAGCCTCTGCCAGACAGAAGGCCACTGGTGTTGGACAG